AGCCGGACGGCATGAGCGGCCTGTTCCAGACGCGGCACAACGTGTACGACCGCGCCGGTCAGCCCTGCCCGCGCTGCGGGACGCCCATCGTCAGGACGGTCCTCGCGCAGCGCGGCACGCACTTCTGCCCGCACTGCCAGGTGCTCCGCCACCCCTGACCCAGACGAGACGTGTGACCCAGACGCCGCCGGAATCCCGCAGTCTGTCCGGCACGCATCCGGACAGGAACGCAACGGCGTGCGACGCTCCCGTCCCGTCCCGGCAGGCGGTGCAGAATGGGGGGAGTCGCGCGGCCCGCGCCCGTCCCGCATGCCGGGGTGGACGGACCGAACGCCCGGAGGCCCCATGACCGACCTGACCGACCTGAGACTGAGCTACGAGCGGGACGAACTGCGCCGCGCCACCCTGAACCCCGACCCGCACGCGCAGTTCTCCCGCTGGCTGGAGGAAGCGCTCGGCAGCGACCTGCCGGAACCGTACGCGGTGACGCTCGCCACCGCCGACGAGACGGGCCGCCCCAGCGCCCGCACCGTCCTGCTGCGCGGGCACGACGCGCGCGGCCTGGTGGTGTACAGCAACTACCTGAGCCACAAGGGACGCGACCTGCACGTGAACCCGCAGGCGGAGCTGCTGTTCTACTGGCCGACCCTGGAGCGGCAGGTGCGCGCCTGGGGCCGCGTCGAACGCCTCCCCGAAGAGGAGAGCACCGCGTACTTCCACAAGCGCCCGCGCGACAGTCAGCTGGCCGCGCACGCCAGCGACCCGCAGAGCGCACCCATCGCGGGCCGCGCGGAACTCGACGCGAAATTCGCGGCGCTGCACGACCGTTTCCCCGAAGGGCAGCCCGTCCCGAAACCGGACTTCTGGGGCGGATACCTGCTCGTGCCGGGCGGGTGGGAGTTCTGGCAGGGCCGCCCGAACCGCATGCACGACCGCTTCGAGTACCTGCCCGCCGCGGACGGCTGGCGGATCACGCGCCTGATGCCCTGAACGCCTGACCACATTGAACTGGACTCCTGAAGTTCAGCGAAGCGGGCACCAGAACACAGGGTTCGGTGCCCGCTTCGCCCTGACAGCAGCCGTCCGGAGCCCGGGTCAGTCGAGGTCGGGGGCGCGGAAGGTGTCGAGCGCGTCGGCGGCCATCGGCGCGGCGAAGATGTACCCCTGCGCGGCCCCCACGCCCGCCTGCCGCAGCAGCGCGAGCTGTTCCCGAGTCTCCACGCCGACCGCCGTGACGCTCAGCGCGAGGCTGCGGGCGAGGGTGGTGGTGGCCTCCAGCAGCTTGAAGGCGCGCGGGTTCTGCAGCCGCGCCACGAAGCTCGGGTGCAGCTTGATGCCGGAGATCGGGAAGCGCTCCAGGCTGGTGAGGCTGGACGCGCCGTCCCCGAAGTCGTCCACCAGGATGCGTGCCCCCAGGGCGTGCAGGCGCTCCAGCAGGCCCAGCGTGCGTTCGGAGTAGTCGATGAGGCTCCCGGCGCTCAGTTCGAAGTCCGGCGGGCCGTGCTCCTCCATCAGCGGGAAGAGGCGTTCGAGGTTGTCCTGCCGCAGCAGCTCGTCGAGGCTGAGGTTCACGCTGACCCGCAGGCCCGGGTGGGCCGCCTGCCACTGCGTGCGGGCCGCGAGCGCCTGCCCGACCACCCACTCGCCGATGTCGCTGATGAGGGCGCTGCGGGCCGCGAGCGGCAGGAACACGGGCGGGGCGAGCACCCCGAGTTCCGGGTGGTGCCAGCGCAGCAGCGCCTCGGCCGCCACCACGACCGGTCCCTCCACCGGGTTCAGGGACACGAGCGGCTGGTACGTGAGCCGCAGCTGCCCCTGCGAGAGTGCGCCGGGCAGTTCGCTTTCCAGCCGGAAGTCGCGCGCCACTTCGGCCCGCATGGCTTCCTGGTACACCGCGCCGACCCCCTGCCGGTCCGCGCCCTGCCGTTCGTGCTTCACGTAGCTGAGGGCCGTCTCGGCCTGCCCGAGCAGCGCGTCGGCGTCCCGGCCGACCAGGCCGCCCGTCGCGCCCACGTGGAAGTTCAGGGGGAGGTCCCGGCCGGACAGCCGCAGCGGCGTGCGAAGGTGGTGCTGCAGTTCGCGCAGCGAGCCCTCCAGGGTGTCCTTGTCGCTCTGGCCGGTCACGCCGAGCACGAAGACGTTGCTGTTCAGGCGGGCCGCGAGCAGGTTCGGACGCCAGTCCACGAGGCGCGCGGCGAGGTGCACGAGCAGCGCGTCGCTCGCGATGCGGCCGAGTGCCGCCGTCAGGGCCGAGAAGCCGCTGATGTCGAGCGCCAGCAGCGAGACGTGCGCGTCCGGCCCGAGCGACTGCAGGCGACTGCGCAGCCCGTTGCGGTTGAGCAGACCCGTCAGCGCGTCGTGCAGCGTGTCGTGCCGCAGTCTGGCCTCCATGCGCCGCATGGCGGTCACGTCCCGCATGGTGAGCATCAGGCCGGGCCGCTGCCCCTCCAGGCTCGGGAGGAGGCTCACGCCGAGACGCACGGTGCGCTGCACGCCCGCCGCGTTCACCAGCACGAGTTCCTGATCGGTGGGCATCGTCTCGCGCGCCCAGTCAGAGTAGTCGAGGAGCGTCATGTCGCTGTCGTACAGCTGCACGCCCAGGTCCCGGATGAGGCGGCCCAGGCCCGCGCCCGTCAGGCGTGACCCCTCGATCCCCAGCAGGTTCGCGGCCTCCTCGTTCGCGAGCGTGACCTTGCCGCCCGAGTTCACGATCACGGTCGCCTCGCTGCTTCGCGCGAGGATCTCGCTGATCAGGCTGCGCTGCATGGCCGCCTGTTCCTGCAGCTCCCGCAGGGCGGACAGGTCGTGGCACTCCGCGATCAGCATGCCCGTCCCGGCGGACGGGTCTTCCGGTCCCGCGCCCTGCACGTCCCCGTGGACGCTGATCTGCAGGACGTTGCCGCGCGCGGTGCAGACCTCGGCGCTCGCGGCCTCGCCCGTCGCGGCCTGCGCCACGAGGGCCCGCAGACGCTCACGCGATTCGGGCGGCCAGCTCGGCCAGTCCCAGAAGGCCGCGCCCAGCAGCGTGTTCTGCGCCTGGCCGCCCGCACTGCCGAGGGCCATCAGGGCGCTGCTGGCGTTCTGAACCTGTCCCTGCGGGTCCAGCACGGCCATCATGACGCCGCTGTCGTCCAGCAGGCTGTCGAGCTGCTGTGCGAGGCCGCGCTCCTCGCTGGCGTCCTGGCTGGTCCACAGCACCCCGATGCCCTGCGCGTCGAAGTACGGTCTGGCCTCGCCGCGCAGCCACAGGGCGCGCTCGCCGCGCACCGCGACCTGTTCCAGCGGCAGCGTCACGGCCTGCCCTGCCAGTGCCCGCCCCAGCTGATGCACGAGCTGCGCGCGGGTGGGGAACACGTCGTCCACGCGGCGGCCGAGCACGTCGCGCTGCTGCAGGCCGTGCAGGTTCAGGAAGTGCCGACTGACCTGACGGAAGCGCAGGTCGCCGTCCAGCCACGCGACGGGCGCGGGCAGGTGCGTGAGCATCAGGCCGCTGTCCTGCTCGCTGTGGCCGCTGGACGCGGAACGCAGCAGCAGGTTCAGCAGGGCGCCCGCCGTGTCGGGCAGGGCCTCCTGCGACCACAGCAGACCCAGCAGCGCGCCGCCCTGACTGAGCCAGCGCATCTCGCCGTGATCCATCCACTCGTCGGGCGGGGTGAGGTCGTTGCCGGGGAGCGGCAGGGCAGGCGCGGCCGCCGTGATGCGGAACACCTGCCCGTCGACCGGGGCGAGCAGCGTCGCGTGCGGCGCGTGGAGTTTCAACAGGTCCGACAGGGTGCTCAGGAACAGCTGCTGGGAGACGTTCTGGGTGGCGTTCAAGGGTGTTCTGGAGCGCGCGGCAGGTCGCCAGGGCCATACGAGGCCGGAATCTGCCGTGCCTGTGATCCGAGTTGCTGCATCGCTCCCCTCCTTCCGGGGCGTGGAACGCCGCCGTACATTCGTGTCCCCGTCTGCCGGGCGGACCGGCGAGGCGGGGTGACTGCACAGAGTATCGGTCTTGAGCTCTTGCAGTTTTCGTACATATGACAGCGTGGCCGGTCGGCACGCGGAATCCAGCCCGCAGCGGGACGGGCGGCCCCGGCGGGTGTGCCTGGGCCGCCCGCGTCCGGGGGGTCAGGGAA
This genomic window from Deinococcus aquiradiocola contains:
- a CDS encoding sensor domain-containing protein; amino-acid sequence: MNATQNVSQQLFLSTLSDLLKLHAPHATLLAPVDGQVFRITAAAPALPLPGNDLTPPDEWMDHGEMRWLSQGGALLGLLWSQEALPDTAGALLNLLLRSASSGHSEQDSGLMLTHLPAPVAWLDGDLRFRQVSRHFLNLHGLQQRDVLGRRVDDVFPTRAQLVHQLGRALAGQAVTLPLEQVAVRGERALWLRGEARPYFDAQGIGVLWTSQDASEERGLAQQLDSLLDDSGVMMAVLDPQGQVQNASSALMALGSAGGQAQNTLLGAAFWDWPSWPPESRERLRALVAQAATGEAASAEVCTARGNVLQISVHGDVQGAGPEDPSAGTGMLIAECHDLSALRELQEQAAMQRSLISEILARSSEATVIVNSGGKVTLANEEAANLLGIEGSRLTGAGLGRLIRDLGVQLYDSDMTLLDYSDWARETMPTDQELVLVNAAGVQRTVRLGVSLLPSLEGQRPGLMLTMRDVTAMRRMEARLRHDTLHDALTGLLNRNGLRSRLQSLGPDAHVSLLALDISGFSALTAALGRIASDALLVHLAARLVDWRPNLLAARLNSNVFVLGVTGQSDKDTLEGSLRELQHHLRTPLRLSGRDLPLNFHVGATGGLVGRDADALLGQAETALSYVKHERQGADRQGVGAVYQEAMRAEVARDFRLESELPGALSQGQLRLTYQPLVSLNPVEGPVVVAAEALLRWHHPELGVLAPPVFLPLAARSALISDIGEWVVGQALAARTQWQAAHPGLRVSVNLSLDELLRQDNLERLFPLMEEHGPPDFELSAGSLIDYSERTLGLLERLHALGARILVDDFGDGASSLTSLERFPISGIKLHPSFVARLQNPRAFKLLEATTTLARSLALSVTAVGVETREQLALLRQAGVGAAQGYIFAAPMAADALDTFRAPDLD
- the pdxH gene encoding pyridoxamine 5'-phosphate oxidase → MTDLTDLRLSYERDELRRATLNPDPHAQFSRWLEEALGSDLPEPYAVTLATADETGRPSARTVLLRGHDARGLVVYSNYLSHKGRDLHVNPQAELLFYWPTLERQVRAWGRVERLPEEESTAYFHKRPRDSQLAAHASDPQSAPIAGRAELDAKFAALHDRFPEGQPVPKPDFWGGYLLVPGGWEFWQGRPNRMHDRFEYLPAADGWRITRLMP